From Bacillus pumilus, one genomic window encodes:
- a CDS encoding aminotransferase class V-fold PLP-dependent enzyme, translating into MNQTNLNMHISNDLLKKVREQFLYIDEDPILKKERLFFDNAGGSLRLKQANHIFSIIDGIPDCSERNHKTAKHLIDIQKKGIVDLQTIFNVKQGSFATYLTASQAIFETTGIIAEHIKGTNIVTTSLEHPAAYDAASFYANKLNKELRVAKSNPLTGGVNVEDILALIDQDTVLLSVIYASNISGAILDIEQIVQEARKKKPNLFIMVDAVQHAPHGLIDIEKTPVDVINFAPYKFFGVRGCGVAYLSERAALLPHHKLKGKKETEWGLGTPAPAHYAAISAIVDYVCWLGSHFTTVNARRQLFAAGMEAIGKQERALLKIMLDGTPNVKGLREIEGVTVHLDYRDLSKRDFIVAISLEGTNHEDAVREYEQHGVIVYERLNTSIYSKRMLDSFGIKGAIRISPLHCHNIQDIETFLRTTEMISNQHKKH; encoded by the coding sequence CTAAAAAAGGAACGCCTTTTTTTTGATAATGCAGGTGGTTCCCTTCGTTTAAAACAGGCAAATCATATATTTTCAATCATTGATGGCATCCCAGATTGTTCTGAAAGAAATCATAAAACAGCAAAACACTTGATTGATATCCAGAAAAAGGGGATTGTTGATCTTCAAACCATTTTTAACGTGAAACAAGGAAGCTTCGCTACATATCTGACAGCGTCACAAGCTATCTTTGAGACTACGGGTATCATTGCAGAACATATTAAAGGAACAAATATTGTCACAACATCCTTAGAACATCCAGCAGCTTATGACGCAGCTAGTTTTTATGCAAATAAATTAAACAAGGAGCTGAGAGTGGCCAAGTCTAATCCTTTAACAGGTGGAGTGAACGTAGAAGACATCTTGGCATTAATCGATCAAGATACTGTTCTTCTAAGCGTCATCTATGCTTCGAATATCTCTGGTGCTATTTTAGACATTGAACAAATTGTACAAGAGGCAAGAAAAAAGAAGCCAAACTTATTTATCATGGTTGATGCCGTTCAACATGCACCTCATGGTTTAATTGATATTGAAAAAACCCCTGTTGATGTGATAAATTTTGCCCCATATAAATTTTTTGGTGTTAGAGGCTGCGGGGTTGCTTATTTATCGGAAAGAGCTGCTCTTCTCCCTCATCATAAGTTAAAAGGAAAGAAAGAAACTGAATGGGGTCTAGGAACTCCAGCACCTGCGCATTATGCGGCTATTAGCGCAATTGTTGATTATGTGTGCTGGCTTGGAAGTCATTTTACAACAGTGAATGCCAGACGACAGTTATTCGCAGCAGGTATGGAAGCTATCGGAAAACAAGAAAGGGCTTTATTAAAAATAATGCTAGACGGGACACCCAACGTAAAAGGGCTAAGAGAGATCGAAGGAGTGACCGTGCATCTTGATTACCGTGATTTATCAAAAAGAGATTTCATCGTGGCCATATCGTTAGAAGGAACAAACCATGAAGATGCAGTAAGAGAATATGAACAGCACGGTGTGATCGTATATGAAAGGTTGAATACAAGCATTTATTCTAAAAGGATGCTGGATTCCTTTGGAATTAAAGGGGCTATTAGAATATCACCTCTCCATTGTCATAATATTCAAGATATTGAGACATTTTTAAGAACAACTGAAATGATAAGCAATCAACATAAAAAGCATTAA
- a CDS encoding PepSY domain-containing protein yields MMKKVLVATALTGTLVAGGFTLQAQNTNQTAHAEQVVQKKSSFVSKKQAEKAALKVVKGYVDDVDLERKKGKWVYEVEIKKGGFEYKVYVDAKTGKALNDPVKEKKQNVKITKKQAEKIALAKVKGTVTDSDLDKENGVYLYEVEITTPNGEEVDFEISAKTGKILKQEWDD; encoded by the coding sequence ATGATGAAAAAAGTACTAGTAGCTACAGCATTAACAGGAACTCTTGTCGCAGGTGGTTTCACACTTCAAGCGCAAAATACAAATCAAACAGCACACGCCGAGCAGGTGGTGCAAAAGAAATCATCGTTTGTCTCAAAGAAACAAGCTGAAAAAGCAGCCCTAAAAGTGGTGAAAGGGTATGTGGACGATGTCGATCTTGAGCGTAAAAAAGGAAAATGGGTGTATGAGGTCGAGATTAAAAAAGGCGGCTTTGAATATAAAGTATATGTCGATGCCAAAACAGGAAAAGCGCTGAATGATCCAGTCAAAGAAAAGAAACAGAATGTGAAAATCACTAAAAAGCAGGCTGAAAAAATTGCCCTTGCAAAAGTAAAAGGAACAGTCACAGATTCTGATTTAGATAAAGAAAATGGTGTGTACTTGTATGAAGTCGAAATCACCACACCAAACGGCGAGGAAGTTGATTTTGAGATTTCCGCTAAAACAGGCAAAATCCTGAAGCAAGAATGGGATGATTAA